In a single window of the Micromonospora sp. WMMD1155 genome:
- a CDS encoding iron chelate uptake ABC transporter family permease subunit, protein MTVLRTPGGLSLRFRPRALAVGVGAASLAVGLGLVALGSGDYPMGPADVLGTLVGGGTPAEQFIVHDLRLPRLVTALLVGAALSLAGAVFQSLVRNPLGSPDILGFTQGASAGALVVVVLGGSSLALAGAAVAGGLATGLVIYALAWRRGVHGYRLVLVGIGIAAILTGVNGYLLTRAPLMDAARAVLWLTGSLDGRGWANAGPLLGVLVVVAPVVLVVCGPALRMMELGDDTAGALGVPVRRLRLVLLAAAVLLVSFAAAAAGPVSFVALVAPHVTKRLTRAPGPNLLPSAAVGAALLVGADLLAQRAFPGHQLPVGVVTGVIGGGYLVWLLATERRAGRL, encoded by the coding sequence GTGACCGTTCTGCGTACCCCCGGGGGTTTGTCGCTGCGGTTCCGTCCCCGGGCGCTGGCCGTCGGCGTCGGCGCGGCGTCGCTCGCGGTCGGCCTCGGCCTGGTCGCCCTGGGCAGCGGTGACTATCCGATGGGCCCGGCCGACGTGCTGGGCACGCTCGTCGGCGGTGGCACCCCGGCGGAGCAGTTCATCGTGCACGACCTGCGACTGCCCCGACTGGTCACCGCCCTGCTGGTGGGCGCGGCGCTGTCACTGGCCGGTGCGGTGTTCCAGTCGCTGGTCCGCAACCCGCTGGGCAGCCCGGACATCCTCGGCTTCACCCAGGGCGCGTCGGCCGGCGCGCTGGTGGTGGTCGTCCTCGGCGGCAGCAGCCTGGCCCTCGCGGGCGCGGCGGTCGCCGGCGGGCTCGCCACCGGGCTGGTGATCTACGCGCTCGCCTGGCGGCGCGGTGTGCACGGCTACCGCCTCGTCCTGGTCGGCATCGGCATCGCCGCGATCCTGACCGGAGTCAACGGCTACCTGCTGACCCGGGCGCCCCTGATGGACGCCGCCCGCGCGGTGCTCTGGCTCACCGGCAGCCTGGACGGGCGGGGCTGGGCGAACGCCGGGCCGCTGCTCGGCGTCCTGGTCGTGGTGGCACCAGTGGTCCTCGTCGTCTGCGGTCCGGCGTTGCGGATGATGGAGTTGGGTGACGACACGGCCGGCGCTCTCGGCGTGCCGGTGCGCCGGCTGCGCCTGGTGCTGCTCGCGGCGGCGGTCCTGCTGGTCTCGTTCGCGGCGGCTGCCGCCGGGCCGGTGTCCTTCGTGGCGCTCGTCGCGCCGCACGTGACGAAACGGCTCACCCGGGCGCCCGGCCCGAACCTGCTGCCGTCGGCGGCCGTCGGAGCGGCGCTGCTGGTCGGCGCCGACCTGCTGGCCCAGCGCGCATTCCCCGGGCACCAGCTTCCGGTCGGCGTGGTGACCGGAGTGATCGGCGGCGGCTACCTGGTCTGGCTGCTCGCGACGGAACGCCGGGCGGGTCGGCTGTGA
- a CDS encoding iron chelate uptake ABC transporter family permease subunit — translation MPDRAPAVFPVRRGRQAARAAGLIAAVTLLGVIVLLSIAVGAKAMPLADVWSGLLHRDAAEYAVVHRMRLPRTLLGLLAGAALGVAGAVMQALTRNPLADPGLLGINAGASAAVATAAAFLGVTAVGGYVWFALLGAAAVTALVYAVGGGRGATPARLALAGAALNATLYSYVMAVMLLDTASLDRLRFWTVGSLASADTATVQRVLPFILVGLLVALGSARPLNALALGDDAARSLGARPVLIRAAVIVAVTLLCGAATAACGPIVFVGLLVPHLVRALTGPDLRWLLPYCAVLAPALLLGADVLGRVLGRPGELQVGMVTAVLGGPLFLWLVTRRRVAQP, via the coding sequence GTGCCGGACCGGGCCCCGGCGGTCTTCCCGGTCCGACGCGGCCGTCAGGCGGCCCGCGCCGCCGGTCTGATCGCCGCCGTGACACTGCTCGGAGTGATCGTGCTGCTCAGCATCGCGGTCGGGGCGAAGGCCATGCCGCTCGCCGACGTCTGGTCCGGCCTGCTGCACCGCGACGCCGCCGAGTACGCGGTGGTGCACCGGATGCGCCTGCCGCGTACCCTCCTCGGGCTCCTCGCCGGCGCCGCGCTCGGCGTGGCCGGCGCCGTCATGCAGGCCCTCACCCGCAACCCCCTCGCCGACCCCGGGCTGCTCGGCATCAACGCCGGGGCGTCCGCGGCCGTCGCCACCGCCGCCGCGTTCCTGGGCGTCACCGCCGTCGGCGGGTACGTCTGGTTCGCGCTGCTCGGCGCGGCGGCCGTGACCGCCCTCGTCTACGCCGTCGGCGGCGGACGTGGGGCCACCCCGGCCCGCCTCGCGCTGGCCGGAGCGGCGCTCAACGCGACCCTCTACTCCTACGTGATGGCGGTGATGCTGCTGGACACCGCCTCGCTGGACCGGCTGCGGTTCTGGACGGTCGGCTCGCTGGCCAGCGCGGACACCGCGACAGTGCAGCGGGTGCTGCCGTTCATCCTCGTCGGCCTGCTGGTCGCGCTCGGTTCCGCCCGCCCGCTGAACGCGCTCGCCCTCGGCGACGACGCGGCGCGGTCCCTGGGCGCCCGGCCGGTGCTGATCCGCGCCGCCGTGATCGTGGCGGTCACGCTGCTGTGCGGTGCGGCGACCGCCGCCTGCGGGCCGATCGTCTTCGTCGGGCTGCTGGTGCCGCACCTCGTCCGCGCCCTGACCGGTCCGGACCTGCGGTGGCTCCTGCCGTACTGTGCGGTGCTCGCGCCCGCGCTGCTGCTCGGCGCCGACGTGCTCGGCCGGGTGCTGGGTCGACCGGGAGAACTCCAGGTCGGCATGGTGACCGCCGTGCTGGGCGGCCCGCTCTTCCTGTGGCTGGTCACCCGTCGACGGGTGGCGCAACCGTGA
- a CDS encoding ABC transporter substrate-binding protein, whose product MPDALSARRLSRRGLLAAGGAATLATLLAGCGTDDTAKPAAGNGNGPWSFTDDRGTKVEAKARPTRVVAFTGVAAALIDFGLDRQLVGVFGETKRADGTADPQAGDLDVEAVEILGNVWGEFSLEKYAALRPELLVTHMYDPDALWYVPDESKAKILPLAPSVAVTTARVPMTKPIERYAALAESLGADLSAKKVTDAKARFDAAAESVRQAVKANPGIKVMACSGSPDLFYVSNPKVSTDLMYFAELGVDIVVPTKLEAGDYFEALSWENTAKFPADLILLDNRSTALQPKDLAAKPTWQQLPAVKADQVTPWDAVPRFSYAGSAPLLENLATAIRNAKKVS is encoded by the coding sequence ATGCCCGATGCCCTGTCCGCACGTCGTCTCTCCCGCCGTGGCCTCCTGGCCGCCGGTGGTGCCGCCACGTTGGCCACCCTGCTCGCCGGATGCGGCACTGACGACACCGCGAAGCCCGCCGCCGGCAACGGAAACGGCCCCTGGTCGTTCACCGACGACCGGGGCACGAAGGTCGAGGCGAAGGCCCGGCCGACGCGTGTGGTGGCCTTCACCGGCGTGGCGGCGGCCCTGATCGATTTCGGTCTCGACAGGCAGCTCGTGGGCGTGTTCGGTGAAACGAAGCGTGCCGACGGCACCGCCGACCCGCAGGCCGGTGACCTCGACGTCGAGGCCGTCGAGATCCTCGGCAACGTGTGGGGCGAGTTCAGCCTGGAGAAGTACGCGGCGCTGCGCCCCGAACTGCTGGTCACCCACATGTACGACCCGGACGCGCTCTGGTACGTGCCGGACGAGAGCAAGGCGAAGATCCTTCCGCTCGCGCCCAGCGTGGCGGTCACCACCGCCCGGGTGCCGATGACCAAGCCGATCGAGCGCTACGCCGCGCTGGCCGAGTCGCTCGGCGCGGACCTGTCCGCGAAGAAGGTCACCGACGCGAAGGCCCGCTTCGACGCCGCCGCCGAGTCGGTCCGGCAGGCGGTCAAGGCCAACCCCGGCATCAAGGTGATGGCCTGCTCCGGCAGCCCCGACCTCTTCTACGTCTCCAACCCGAAGGTCAGCACCGACCTGATGTACTTCGCCGAGCTGGGCGTCGACATCGTGGTCCCCACCAAGCTCGAAGCAGGCGACTACTTCGAGGCGCTGAGCTGGGAGAACACCGCCAAGTTCCCGGCCGACCTGATCCTGCTGGACAACCGCAGCACCGCCCTTCAGCCCAAGGACCTCGCCGCCAAGCCGACCTGGCAGCAACTGCCGGCGGTCAAGGCCGACCAGGTGACCCCGTGGGACGCGGTGCCCCGCTTCTCGTACGCCGGCTCCGCCCCGCTGCTGGAGAACCTCGCCACCGCCATCCGGAACGCGAAGAAGGTCAGCTGA